The bacterium nucleotide sequence GGTGGTCCACCGGGATGTTGAAGAAGCCCTGGATCGCCGGGGCGTGCAGATCGATCGTCAGCACGCGGTCGGCCCCCGCCTTCTCGATCAGGTCGGAGACGAGGCGGGCCGAGATCGGCACGCGCGGCCGGTCCTTGCGCTCCTGCCGGGCGTAGGCGAAGTACGGCACGACGGCGGTGATCCGCGCCGCCGAGCTCCGCTTGAAGGCGTCGATCAGCAGCAGCAGCTCGAGCAGGTTCTCCGCCGGGGCGTTGGTCGGCTGGATGACGAAGCAGTCGGCGCCGCGGACGTTGTCGAGGATCTGCACGTAGACCTCGCCGTCCGAGAAACGCTCGAGATGCACGCGCCCGGCCTCGATGCCGAGGTAGGTGCAGATCTCGCCCGCGAGCTGCGGGTGCGCCGAGCCGCTGAAGACCTTCAGTTCCGACGACGTCATGACCGCTCTCCCTCGTTTCCCAGACCGCGCTGCGACTCTTCGTCCGCCGCGGCCTCGGCCGTCCCGCGATCCGAGCCGGCCGGCCCCTCGCCCGCGCCGAGCGCCTGCTCGTACTGGGCGAGGATCCGCTCCTCGAGCGTCCGCCGCGTCTCGCTGTTCAGCGGGTGCGCGACGTCCTTGAACGTCCCGTCCTTGCGCCGCTTGGAGGGCATGGCGACGAACAGCCCCGCGGGACCGTCGATCACCTTGATGTCCGTCACGACGAAGCAGGCGTCGAACACCACGGAGACGAACGCCTTCAGGCGCTCCTCGTCCACCGGGTGGACCCGCACGTCGGTGATTTCCATCGCCCTCGCCGCTCCATCGCCCCGTCAGCCGCGCCGCGTCGCCGCCGCGCGTCCGATCGTCCGCGCGCAGTGCACGAACGAGCCCTGCGGCGCCGCGGCGGCCGTCCGCGCCGCCGCCTCCCGCGCGTCCTCCTCGCGCTCGAACAAGGCGAAGACCGTCGAGCCGCTGCCGGTCATGCCGGCGCGGCCGCCGCACTCCGCCAGCGAGGCGATGAGCCGCGGGATCAGCGGTTCCAAGCGGAACGCCGCCGGTTCGAGCCCGTTGGACAGCGGAGGCGGCGCGCTCGGCGCCTCCCGCAAGTGCCGACGGAA carries:
- the spoVG gene encoding septation regulator SpoVG, whose amino-acid sequence is MEITDVRVHPVDEERLKAFVSVVFDACFVVTDIKVIDGPAGLFVAMPSKRRKDGTFKDVAHPLNSETRRTLEERILAQYEQALGAGEGPAGSDRGTAEAAADEESQRGLGNEGERS